From Streptomyces chrestomyceticus JCM 4735, one genomic window encodes:
- a CDS encoding DUF402 domain-containing protein, translating to MSQFFRPGQIIERRELLDGRTWIVYPVRVVEDGPELLAVFLAQGTPLTFGTGNFRWGLHPWIHFEHSWQSPGVLQLQRPGDGYAVWLFWKGREFSGWYINFQEPMRRHATGFDTLDQELDIWIPGDGSPYRWKDVEQFEERERTGGFRPGEAASVRAEARQVVKMIETGSVWWDEKWAHWSPPADWPVPDAVPLSTHS from the coding sequence ATGAGCCAATTCTTTCGTCCGGGTCAAATAATCGAGCGCCGTGAGTTACTGGACGGCCGGACATGGATTGTCTATCCCGTGCGGGTGGTCGAGGACGGTCCGGAGCTGCTGGCGGTTTTCCTTGCGCAGGGAACTCCCCTCACCTTCGGGACCGGTAATTTCCGCTGGGGGCTGCATCCGTGGATACATTTCGAGCATTCCTGGCAGTCCCCCGGGGTATTGCAGCTCCAGCGCCCCGGTGACGGCTACGCCGTGTGGCTGTTCTGGAAGGGGCGGGAATTCTCCGGCTGGTACATCAATTTCCAAGAACCCATGCGGCGCCACGCGACAGGTTTCGACACCCTGGACCAGGAGCTCGACATATGGATCCCCGGCGATGGCAGCCCCTACCGGTGGAAGGACGTCGAGCAGTTCGAGGAACGGGAGCGGACCGGCGGCTTCCGGCCGGGTGAGGCGGCTTCCGTACGGGCCGAGGCGCGGCAGGTCGTGAAAATGATCGAGACCGGTTCCGTGTGGTGGGACGAGAAGTGGGCCCACTGGTCGCCTCCGGCCGACTGGCCGGTCCCGGATGCCGTACCGCTGAGCACCCACTCCTGA
- a CDS encoding PAS domain S-box protein, protein MGQPRLRASLRHHTGADRRQPYRGLRHPSDAAQFRALDQEILSRGKPVRHHLRYHRSDGSTGQAAGHRFPVQENGRTCVAGIYVDITDHVRATSQRQEAEEKLRALRDYSGLPCALLSVGGRIEQAGTAAAELFRTRLSDLVGRRAHTLLAATPDLRPLRRTWEGLITRRIRRAETSAVLLDTEGRQRRAQLHLSTVSGPVGRVAHVWAVVTDQSIAHEAHPPLTAAQIRILSLLAGGSTNAEIATSLKLSRQAVDYHLSRLRDLLGAETRPALIARAYVLGILAPRAWPPRPAATRDPLGSR, encoded by the coding sequence ATGGGCCAACCACGCCTACGCGCATCTCTACGGCACCACACCGGAGCGGATCGTCGGCAGCCGTATCGAGGACTTCGACACCCCTCCGACGCCGCCCAGTTCCGGGCCCTGGACCAGGAAATCCTCAGCCGCGGCAAGCCGGTCCGCCACCACCTGCGCTATCACCGTTCGGACGGCAGCACCGGGCAGGCGGCCGGCCACCGCTTCCCGGTCCAGGAGAACGGCCGGACCTGCGTGGCCGGGATCTATGTCGACATCACCGACCACGTCCGCGCGACGAGCCAGCGCCAGGAGGCCGAGGAGAAGCTGCGGGCGCTGCGGGACTACAGCGGTCTGCCCTGCGCGCTGCTCTCGGTCGGCGGCCGTATCGAACAGGCGGGTACGGCCGCCGCCGAACTGTTCCGGACGCGGCTGTCCGACCTCGTCGGCCGCCGTGCGCACACCCTGCTCGCCGCCACACCCGACCTCCGCCCCCTGCGTCGCACGTGGGAAGGGCTGATAACCCGCCGTATCAGGCGGGCGGAGACCTCCGCCGTCCTCCTGGACACCGAGGGGCGCCAGCGCCGCGCGCAGCTCCACCTGTCCACGGTGAGCGGGCCCGTCGGCCGGGTCGCGCACGTGTGGGCCGTCGTCACCGACCAGAGCATCGCCCACGAGGCCCACCCGCCGCTCACCGCCGCGCAGATCCGCATACTGTCCCTCCTGGCCGGCGGCAGCACCAACGCCGAGATCGCCACCTCGCTGAAGCTCTCCCGCCAGGCGGTCGACTACCACCTCAGCCGCCTCCGCGACCTGCTGGGCGCGGAGACCAGACCCGCCCTCATAGCCCGTGCCTACGTCCTGGGCATCCTCGCCCCCCGAGCCTGGCCGCCACGCCCGGCCGCGACCCGCGACCCGCTCGGCTCACGCTGA
- a CDS encoding ATP-grasp domain-containing protein yields MSTVLLVHAKGGPPLGHVLSRAAARADVHLLALSALPPSVAASAERLCASVVLPTDAERADLVSLIVARAGAVGADAVLTFSEYAVVAVAEACEALGLAGAGDAAALARDKRMMRHTWHRHGLPQPAFRPVATEADLHEAVATLTAPLLLKAAWSAGSTAHQIIASPQEADAAWRRSRETMAQSARLGFAELHVAEAAGHFVVEEIVTGDTAGWFDEPGWGDYVSVEGVVTGGVFRPVCVSGRMPTVQPFTERAGITPASLPADLQDRVVALAREAVDALGLRDCGTHTEIKLGADGRMWLIETAARFGGAMTVPQIEEVFGLDVVGMLVDHLLGRPVAWPERVLGPEQARGAAGSLVVLAVDGRGAAWRDRRRWDFPVVREAVALSEGSTLSVVPESSLPDGSTVPVYDPAGGANTMAALCLLSAPDARTVLRDFTTLVDALPEVLPPAVPAARRPESAVPAAPRSGPPAARSRNVTTPSASVSPARPRVRPAAPSEGVAV; encoded by the coding sequence GTGAGCACGGTGCTGTTGGTGCACGCCAAGGGCGGTCCGCCGCTCGGCCACGTCCTGTCCCGGGCAGCCGCGCGGGCGGACGTGCACCTGCTGGCGCTCAGCGCGCTTCCGCCGTCGGTCGCCGCGTCCGCGGAGCGGCTGTGTGCCTCGGTCGTGCTGCCCACCGACGCGGAGCGGGCCGACCTGGTCTCGTTGATCGTGGCGCGGGCCGGAGCCGTCGGCGCGGACGCGGTTCTCACCTTCTCCGAGTACGCGGTCGTGGCCGTCGCCGAGGCGTGTGAGGCGCTCGGTCTCGCCGGTGCGGGAGACGCCGCCGCGCTCGCCCGGGACAAGCGGATGATGCGGCACACCTGGCACCGGCACGGCCTGCCGCAGCCCGCGTTCCGTCCCGTCGCCACGGAGGCGGACCTCCACGAGGCCGTCGCCACCCTGACCGCTCCCCTGCTGCTCAAGGCAGCCTGGAGCGCGGGCTCCACCGCCCACCAGATCATCGCCTCCCCGCAGGAGGCCGACGCCGCCTGGCGGCGCTCGCGCGAGACCATGGCGCAGTCCGCCCGGCTGGGCTTCGCCGAGCTCCATGTGGCCGAGGCGGCGGGGCACTTCGTGGTCGAGGAGATCGTGACCGGCGACACCGCGGGCTGGTTCGACGAGCCCGGCTGGGGCGACTACGTCAGCGTCGAGGGCGTGGTGACCGGCGGTGTCTTCCGGCCGGTCTGCGTCAGCGGCCGGATGCCGACGGTGCAGCCGTTCACCGAGCGCGCCGGTATCACCCCCGCGTCGCTGCCCGCGGACCTCCAGGACCGCGTCGTCGCCCTCGCCCGGGAGGCCGTCGACGCCCTCGGCCTGCGCGACTGCGGCACCCACACGGAGATCAAGCTCGGCGCCGACGGGCGCATGTGGCTGATCGAGACGGCCGCCCGGTTCGGCGGCGCGATGACCGTCCCGCAGATCGAGGAGGTCTTCGGGCTCGATGTCGTCGGCATGCTCGTGGACCACCTGCTGGGCCGTCCGGTCGCCTGGCCCGAGCGGGTCCTCGGCCCGGAGCAGGCACGGGGCGCCGCGGGTTCCCTCGTCGTCCTCGCGGTGGACGGCCGCGGCGCGGCCTGGCGGGACCGCAGGCGGTGGGACTTCCCCGTGGTGCGGGAGGCCGTCGCGCTGAGCGAGGGCAGCACGCTCTCGGTGGTACCGGAGAGTTCCCTGCCCGACGGCAGTACCGTGCCGGTCTACGACCCCGCCGGCGGCGCCAACACGATGGCGGCCCTGTGCCTGCTCTCCGCCCCCGACGCGCGCACCGTACTGCGCGACTTCACGACGCTGGTGGACGCGCTGCCCGAGGTACTGCCGCCCGCCGTACCCGCCGCGCGGCGACCGGAATCCGCCGTACCCGCCGCGCCGCGGTCCGGACCCCCGGCCGCCCGGTCCCGGAACGTGACCACACCGTCAGCGTCCGTATCCCCCGCCCGCCCCCGCGTCCGCCCGGCCGCACCGTCCGAGGGAGTCGCCGTATGA